One segment of Aggregicoccus sp. 17bor-14 DNA contains the following:
- a CDS encoding response regulator transcription factor produces MEETRRVVVLEPRRLLRELVARTLREAGLEVAEATSAQELFAHLDASPFDAAVVLLDPSSEFPGLDPDARQLLCELKGFWFHVHVVVLLTRGGDALGAEARSLGAVAALRMQDLGATELLQAVEAAARGEQQLQDGGLGQLRAQEAQQRAEGMRRPELTPREWQVLRCVSAGMDNLKVAAHLGISELTVKSHMTALYRKLGVENRTELALKGRALGLQAVA; encoded by the coding sequence TGGTGGTGCTGGAGCCCCGGCGCCTGCTGCGCGAGCTGGTGGCGCGCACCCTGCGCGAAGCGGGCCTCGAGGTGGCGGAGGCGACCTCGGCGCAGGAGCTCTTCGCCCATCTGGACGCGAGCCCCTTCGACGCCGCGGTCGTCCTGCTGGACCCGTCCAGCGAGTTCCCCGGGCTCGACCCCGACGCGCGCCAGCTGCTGTGCGAGCTCAAGGGCTTCTGGTTCCACGTCCACGTCGTGGTGCTGCTGACCCGCGGCGGTGACGCGCTCGGCGCCGAGGCGCGCAGCCTGGGCGCGGTGGCGGCGCTGCGCATGCAGGACCTGGGGGCCACCGAGCTGCTGCAGGCCGTGGAGGCCGCGGCGCGCGGAGAGCAGCAGCTGCAGGACGGAGGGCTCGGGCAGCTGCGCGCGCAGGAGGCGCAGCAGCGAGCCGAGGGCATGCGCCGCCCGGAGCTCACCCCGCGCGAGTGGCAGGTGCTGCGCTGCGTCTCCGCGGGCATGGACAACCTCAAGGTCGCGGCGCACCTCGGCATCAGCGAGCTCACGGTGAAGTCCCACATGACGGCGCTGTACCGGAAGCTGGGCGTGGAGAACCGCACCGAGCTGGCCCTCAAGGGGCGCGCGCTCGGCCTGCAGGCCGTGGCCTGA